One window of Dysidea avara chromosome 11, odDysAvar1.4, whole genome shotgun sequence genomic DNA carries:
- the LOC136238729 gene encoding uncharacterized protein: protein MSLVLRPMFQVSVLSVMNFSYQLSLYTSDVNLQVSLLRCIRHSVDGFEQVSSVDCSGIKGVNFQCLLDCVIRYRNKCFWCCDRCSRSQYPRHADIQEIITIVGTIFSQVLM, encoded by the exons atgtctttggtgttgcgaccgatgttccag gtctcggtattgagtgtcatgaatttcag ttatcaattatcactgtatactagtgatgtgaatttgcaggtcagtctactcagatgtatcaggcatagtgttgatgggttcgaacaagtatccagtgtagactgtagcggcatcaagggtgttaatttccag tgcctgctggattgtgtcatcagatatcgaaacaagtgtttttggtgttgcgaccgatgttccag gtctcagtatccgcgtcatgctgacatacaagaaatcatcactattgttggaactatttttagtcaagtcttgatgtga